Within the bacterium genome, the region TCCGAACGGGGCGGGGAAGACCACGCTGCTGCGTATTCTGTCGGGTCTCATGGCGGCGGACGAGGGAACACTCGAAATCGGCGGTAACGTCGTGCTGCCGCATCGTCGCCGATCTTCGATG harbors:
- a CDS encoding ATP-binding cassette domain-containing protein, which codes for MGPPVNAVAARGIRKRFGDVTALGGVDVTIRAGEFYGLLGPNGAGKTTLLRILSGLMAADEGTLEIGGNVVLPHRRRSSM